A region from the Rosa rugosa chromosome 6, drRosRugo1.1, whole genome shotgun sequence genome encodes:
- the LOC133716732 gene encoding peroxidase 46-like, which yields MRLGSLSVKGAHTIGAAHCSAFSDRFQEDSIGKFTLIDTSLDNGYAEKLMKQCPPGANPSITVQNDPETSFVFDNHYYGNLLAHRGLFQSDSVLFTDSRSSKQVNNFAEDQVRFFESWVQSFLKLTSIHVKTGDEGEI from the exons ATGCGTTTAGGCTCTCTCTCAGTAAAGG GAGCTCACACTATAGGAGCAGCTCATTGCAGTGCATTCAGTGACCGGTTCCAAGAAGACTCGATAGGAAAATTCACACTCATTGACACATCTTTAGACAATGGCTATGCAGAGAAGCTCATGAAACAGTGCCCTCCAGGCGCAAATCCATCTATAACAGTCCAAAATGATCCTGAAACTTCCTTTGTTTTTGATAATCATTACTACGGCAATCTGTTGGCCCACAGAGGGCTGTTTCAATCAGATTCTGTCCTGTTCACCGACAGTAGATCAAGCAAACAAGTGAATAATTTTGCAGAAGACCAAGTTAGATTTTTTGAGAGTTGGGTTCAGTCATTCTTGAAGCTTACTAGCATTCATGTTAAGACAGGTGATGAAGGGGAAATTTGA
- the LOC133716731 gene encoding lariat debranching enzyme-like — MSERQIGHYERPPYNQNTVKSVYHVREYDVHKLMQVEEPIDIFLSHDWPLGITDCGDWKQLVRYKPHFETEVRERTLGSKPAAQLLEKLKPTYWFSAHLHCKFAARVQHGEDGPVTNFLALDKCLPGKKFLQVLDIDSEPGPYEIQYDEEWLEITRRFNPIFPLTIRSANFRGVHIDKQDCRQWVRSKLQARGARPFEFSQTAPSYNPSNSVSNGSSPGYTRNPQTESLLQFLELPYLLDDMSESSEVSRSPFPSSDRDDSEEIPIDDVDELEDLAEEAGDAEHEDV, encoded by the exons ATGTCGGAGCGGCAAATTG GACACTATGAGAGGCCTCCTTACAATCAGAATACCGTTAAGTCTGTATATCATGTTCGTGAGTATGATGTCCACAAACTCATGCAAGTTGAGGAACCAATCGATATTTTTCTTTCACATGATTGGCCTCTTGGCATCACGGATTGTGGGGACTGGAAGCAACTTGTTCGATACAAACCTCATTTTGAGACCGAG GTTCGGGAAAGAACCCTGGGAAGTAAACCTGCTGCTCAATTGCTAGAAAAATTGAAACCAACCTATTGGTTTTCAGCTCATCTACACTGCAAATTTGCTGCTCGTGTTCAGCATGGGGAAGATGGTCCCGTGACGAATTTTCTTGCTCTTGATAAGTGTCTTCCTGGAAAGAAGTTTTTGCAG GTTCTTGATATTGACTCAGAGCCAGGGCCGTACGAGATTCAGTATGATGAAGAATGGCTAGAAATAACTCGAAGGTTTAACCCCATTTTCCCTCTCACAATCAGGAGTGCAAATTTCAG GGGCGTACATATTGACAAGCAAGATTGTCGTCAATGGGTAAGGAGTAAGCTACAAGCAAGAGGAGCCCGACCTTTTGAATTCAGCCAGACAGCTCCATCTTATAATCCCTCTAATTCTGTCTCAAATGGCTCCTCGCCTG GATATACTCGGAATCCTCAAACAGAATCTTTGTTGCAGTTTCTGGAACTCCCTTATCTTCTTGATGACATGTCAGAATCTTCGGAAGTATCCAGGAGTCCTTTTCCATCAAGCGATAGAG ATGACAGCGAAGAGATTCCCATTGATGATGTGGATGAGTTAGAAGACCTTGCTGAAGAGGCTGGAGATGCTGAACATGAAGATGTTTGA